Proteins encoded in a region of the Procambarus clarkii isolate CNS0578487 chromosome 28, FALCON_Pclarkii_2.0, whole genome shotgun sequence genome:
- the LOC138369518 gene encoding cuticle protein AMP1A-like, with protein MKLIVLAVLATVAAAAPQYAAPQAPTRYGDDSDEVVPILKDDRVQEEDGRYSLGVETGNGIVLSQVGSPSGPDGSVVKSGQYSYTAPDGTPVVVKFVADENGYQPQSDLLPVAPEFPHPIPQFVLDQIAFAAEEDAAAARGKSSGPSASYGVPQ; from the exons ATGAAACTC ATTGTTCTCGCCGTTTTGGCCACCGTGGCCGCCGCCGCCCCCCAGTACGCCGCCCCTCAGGCTCCTACCCGCTACGGTGATGACTCTGACGAGGTGGTGCCCATCCTGAAGGACGACCGTGTCCAAGAGGAGGACGGCAGGTACAGCCTGGGCGTGGAGACTGGCAACGGCATCGTATTGTCGCAGGTTGGCTCTCCCAGTGGTCCCGATGGCTCTGTGGTCAAGTCTGGACAATATTC CTACACTGCTCCTGACGGCACTCCCGTCGTTGTGAAGTTCGTCGCCGACGAGAACGGCTACCAGCCCCAGTCTGACCTGCTGCCAGTGGCTCCTGAGTTCCCCCACCCAATCCCCCAGTTCGTGCTGGACCAGATCGCCTTCGCCGCTGAAGAAGACGCTGCCGCCGCCCGCGGCAAGTCCTCTGGTCCCTCCGCCAGCTACGGTGTTCCACAGTAA
- the LOC123754929 gene encoding cuticle protein AMP1A-like yields MHFIVLAVLATVAAAAPQYAAPAPSPTRYSGESDEVVAILRDDRVQEDDGSYNFEVETDDGVKLSQNGSPSGPDGSVVKSGQYSYTAPDGTEVLVKYVADENGFQPQSDLLPVAPEFPHPIPDFVLEQIAFAAKEDAERAREESNGPSRTYGAPQ; encoded by the exons ATGCACTTT ATTGTTCTCGCCGTGTTGGCCACCGTGGCCGCTGCCGCCCCCCAGTACGCCGCCCCAGCACCGTCTCCTACCCGCTACAGTGGTGAATCTGACGAGGTGGTGGCCATCCTGAGGGACGATCGTGTCCAAGAAGACGACGGCAGTTACAACTTCGAAGTGGAGACTGATGATGGCGTCAAGCTGTCCCAGAATGGCTCTCCCAGTGGCCCTGATGGCTCTGTTGTCAAGTCTGGACAATACTC TTACACTGCTCCTGACGGAACTGAAGTCCTTGTGAAATACGTCGCCGACGAGAACGGCTTCCAACCCCAGTCTGACCTGCTGCCAGTGGCTCCTGAGTTCCCCCACCCAATCCCCGACTTCGTGTTGGAGCAGATCGCTTTCGCCGCTAAGGAAGACGCTGAGCGCGCCCGCGAAGAGTCTAATGGCCCCTCCAGGACATATGGTGCTCCACAGTAA
- the LOC123754927 gene encoding cuticle protein AMP1A-like, translating into MHFIVLAVLATVAAAAPQYAAPAPTPTRYSGESDEVVAILRDDRVQEDDGSYNFEVETDDGVRLSQNGSPSGPDGSVVKSGQYSYTAPDGTEVLVKYVADENGFQPQSDLLPVAPEFPHPIPDFVLEQIAFAAKEDAERAREESNGPSRTYGAPQ; encoded by the exons ATGCACTTT ATTGTTCTCGCCGTGTTGGCCACCGTGGCCGCCGCCGCCCCCCAGTACGCCGCCCCAGCACCGACTCCTACCCGCTACAGTGGTGAATCTGACGAGGTGGTGGCCATCCTAAGGGACGATCGTGTCCAAGAAGACGACGGCAGTTACAACTTCGAAGTGGAGACTGATGATGGCGTCAGGCTGTCCCAGAACGGCTCTCCCAGTGGCCCTGATGGCTCTGTTGTCAAGTCTGGACAATACTC TTACACTGCTCCTGACGGAACTGAAGTCCTTGTGAAATACGTCGCCGACGAGAACGGCTTCCAACCCCAGTCTGACCTGCTGCCAGTGGCTCCTGAGTTCCCCCACCCAATCCCCGACTTCGTGTTGGAGCAGATCGCTTTCGCCGCTAAGGAAGACGCTGAGCGCGCCCGCGAAGAGTCTAATGGCCCCTCCAGGACATATGGTGCTCCACAGTAA